Proteins encoded in a region of the Nicotiana tomentosiformis chromosome 9, ASM39032v3, whole genome shotgun sequence genome:
- the LOC138898550 gene encoding uncharacterized mitochondrial protein AtMg00810-like, translating into MDVHNAFLNGDLHEEFYMTMPHGFGSQGEHRVCILLKSLYGLKQASRQWNLKLTQALLKSGYHQSKHDYSLFSKITNGKFVLILVYIDDLLITGNDQEEINASKAALHQNFKLKDLGELRYFLGTEIARSAEGNFMSQRKYALGMISEAGFSGSKPKKTPIEQNLKLTSTKFDKIVNGNTDDNVLEDRSLFQRLVRKLLYLIITRPDIAVQCLSQFMHAPKKSHYEDALDVVRYIKDQPGLGLLMSSNSAEGVEGFCDSDWGSCPMSRKSITGFCLKLGSSLILWKAKKQTTISRSSAEAEYRSMAHTVAELTWLNGLLKELAVDIKEPMELYCDNKAALQIVANPIYHERTKHIEIDCHFIREKIQEGLIKTAHIGSNEQPADISTKALGHQQHAVLVSKLGMKNIFHSQLEGECRNH; encoded by the coding sequence TCCCTCTATGGCTTGAAGCAAGCCTCTAGGCAGTGGAATTTGAAGCTAACACAAGCACTTCTCAAGTCTGGATATCATCAAAGCAAACATGATTACTCATTATTTTCTAAAATAACTAATGGAAAGTTTGTTCTTATACTTGTCTATATAGATGACTTACTTATTACAGGTAATGATCAAGAGGAGATTAATGCATCAAAAGCAGCCTTGCACCAAAACTTCAAACTGAAAGATCTTGGAGAATTGAGATACTTCCTGGGAACTGAAATTGCTAGATCAGCAGAAGGCAATTTTATGTCTCAAAGGAAGTATGCCTTGGGGATGATCTCAGAGGCAGGATTCTCAGGATCAAAGCCCAAGAAGACTCCAATAGAACAAAACTTGAAACTTACAAGTACAAAATTTGATAAGATTGTGAATGGGAATACTGATGACAATGTCTTGGAGGACAGAAGTCTTTTTCAAAGACTGGTTCGCAAGCTTCTGTATTTGATAATCACAAGACCTGACATTGCAGTACAATGTCTAAGCCAATTTATGCATGCTCCAAAGAAGTCTCATTATGAGGATGCACTAGATGTTGTGAGGTACATCAAGGATCAACCTGGACTTGGACTTCTCATGTCAAGCAATAGTGCAGAGGGAGTTGAGGGATTCTGTGATTCAGATTGGGGATCATGTCCCATGTCCAGGAAGTCAATTACAGGTTTTTGCCTCAAGTTGGGGAGTTCTCTTATCTTATGGAAGGCAAAGAAGCAGACTACTATCTCGAGGAGCTCTGCTGAAGCTGAGTACAGAAGTATGGCACATACAGTGGCAGAGTTGACATGGTTGAATGGTTTACTGAAGGAACTAGCAGTAGATATTAAAGAACCTATGGAGTTATATTGTGATAACAAAGCTGCTTTACAAATTGTTGCAAATCCcatctaccatgaaagaacaaaacACATAGAAATTGACTGCCATTTCATAAGGGAGAAGATTCAAGAGGGGTTAATCAAGACTGCACACATAGGAAGTAATGAGCAACCAGCTGACATTTCAACAAAGGCTTTAGGACACCAACAACATGCAGTTCTAGTATCCAAGTTgggaatgaaaaatatttttcattctcaacttgagggggagtgtaGAAATCATTAG